The genomic window CCGCCCACGGTCGCCGTGGACCAGTCGAAACCGCCGTACGTGAGGTACGCCTCCGCCGGGTAGCCGGGCCAGGACTGGGCGGACGGCTTGTTCTCGTACTCGCCGCGCATCGACGTGGCCCCCCGCCAGCCGGGGATCGCCGCGCCCTGGGCGCCGGGCGCGCCCTCCATGCCGATCATGATCTCGGGTGCCGCGTCCCGCCAGGCGCGCATCTCGTGCGGGGAGTCGATGCCCAGGCGGAGGGGGTGGTTGGCCAGCACCAGCACGTCGTCGACGTATCCCGTGCGGCGCTGCTCGGCCAGCCACTTGATCGCCTCGACCGCGTGCGCCTCGTTGCGCGCGGTGTTCGCGCCGCCCACGGAACCGTCCGTGTAGCCCAGCAGCTTGCCGTCGTACGCGCTCTCGAAGCGGGTGAGGAGGTCGACCTCGTGTGGGCCGGGGGTCGTGAAGACCGTGCAGTGCTCGGCGGCCGGGATGTACCACTCCAGGCCCTGGAAGATCAGCTGGCGCGGGTTCTCGGCCCGGGCCTTCAGGATCTCCCTGTGCTCCAGCGCGGCGCCGAAGTCGGCGTGCCCGAAGTTGGAGTGTTCGGTGAACACCATCCAGTCGAGGCCGTACGTCGCGCCCGCAGCCGCCAGTTGGGAGAACGTGTACTTGGCGTCGTGGCTGTACACGGTGTGGATGTGGTGGTCGCCGACGAGGTAGGCGAGGCGTGGGTCGTCGCCGCCGTAGTGCCGGGAGTCGGCGGAGGCGACGGCCGGTGCCGCGAGGGAGCCCGCCGCGCCCAGGGCGAAGGCGGTGCCGAAGAGGCCCGCGCCGCGCAGGAGTCCACGGCGGGACACGCCCTGCGCGTCGAGGTCGGCGGGGGAGACGGACGGATCGGCCCAGACGGGCAGCTGCTGCTCGCGCATGCCGGACAGTTCGGACATGATGTGCTTCCTTCGCGTCTCAGTGGTTCATGAACGACTTGACGGGCAGCGCCCGTTCGACGATGCGGACGTCACCGAGCCGCCCGTGCAGGATCTGATCGATCGTCCCCGCGTACTCGTAGCCGCCGAGGATCCAGGGCAGTCCGACGGAGGTGAGCCCGACGGCCGCGGCCTTCGGGTTGCGCACGACCGGGCAGCCCTGGACGTAGAGCGTGGTGTGCTCGCCGTCGTTGACGACCGCGAGGTGCCACCACGTCTCCAGCGGGGTCTCCTGGCCCCAGTTGGTCGCGATGCCCTGCTGGTTGAGCGGGCGCACCGCCCACTGCGGCTCCCGGTCGTTCGACAGCGACAGCGTGGCCAGCGGCTCGTCCGGGTCGTCGGCGGTCTTGCCCGCCGCGCCACCGGTGCCGGTACGGCCGAGGATGCCGGCCCAGGCGTGGTTCGAGGGATTCCAGTCGGCGGGCAGCCGGTAGAACGCCTCGATGGTGTAACCGTCCTCGAACGTCGCAGAGTTGAGCGGCGCCCCGTCGACCGTACGCAGATACGCGCCCTTCAGCGGGGGCTTGCCGCCGTGGAACTCCAGGCTGCCGTGGCCCGGCTGGTCCGGGTGGTGGTCGGCGGAGTAGGTGAGCGGGCCGCCGCCGACCGTGACCAAGGTGAGGTCGTTGCCGCGCCCGGAGCGGTCACGGACGGTACCGGTGACGGCCGCCCCGTCGTCCTGCCCGTCGAAGCGCCAGTACGCGACCGTGCCGGGCACCAGCATCTTCGAGGCGGGGCGCGACGCACGTACGGGCACCGGCGCGAAGCCGGCGAACCGCTTCTCGAAGTCGATCTCGACCGTGAACCGGTCGGCGTCGCCGGAGAGTTCGCTCTCCTGCCGCTCCAGCTCGTTGAGCCCTTCGGCGGCCCGGCCCAGGATCCACGGGGAGATCGTCTCCACGTCGATGGTGTCGCGGTCGAGGTCGAAGCGGTACAGGCGGATCATCGCCGCGCCGCCGTAGTACCGGTTCTGGTAGTTGGTGAGGTGCAGATGGACATCGTTGTCGGCGGCGTTCTTCCGCGTCGCGCGCGCCGCCGGCCAGTAGTGCCCGTTGAGGGTGAGGAAGATCTGGTCGTGGTCGTCGATCAGCTGGTCCCACAGCTTCTCCCCGTACGAGGAGAGGGAGTCGTCCCCGTCGACCAGCTCGTGGGTGGTGAGGACCACCGGCGTCCTCGGGTGCCGGGCCAGCACGTCCTTCGCCCAGGCGAAGCCCTTCGCGGACAGCCGCCAGTCCAGGGCGAGCACCATCCACTGCTGGCCGCCGGCCTCGAAGAGGTGGAAGGAGTTGTAGCCGTCCGGGGAGGCGCCACCGAAGGTCGGCTTGCCCTGGAAACGGTCGGGCCCGAACACATCCAGGTAGGGGCTCGAACCCCGCTGGTCGTCGGTGGACGAGCGGACGTCGTGGTTGCCCGCGAGGACGCTGTAGCCCACACCCCGCCGGTCGAGCAGCCGGAACGCCTCGCCGATCGCGGCGCACTCCGCCTTCGCGCCGTTCTGCGTGAGGTCGCCCAGATGAGAGAGGAAGACGATGTTCTCCTCCCGCCCCACCTCCAGCAGATGGCGCAGCGACGCCTCGACGGGCGCCTTGTCGATGCTCGGCCCGTCGAACAGGTACTGGGTGTCGGGCATCACCGCCAGCGTGAACCGGCGGCTGTCCGGGTCGGGCCGCAGGCGCGCGGCGGAGACGGGGGACTCGGCGGCGGCCTGCGCGGCACCGGCCGCAGGGAGCACGGCGGCCGCCGCACCCATCAGCGCGGTCGCGCGCAGGAAGTTCCGTCTGCCGGCGCCGGCCTGCGGGGCCGCCTCGCCCTGGTCGTGCTCATGCGAAGTACACACGTGTGCTCCGTAGGAAGGTCCGTGAGAGATGGAGGAAGGAACGAGGGGGGTGGGATCAGAGGGCGCGCAGCGTCCACGACCAGCGGTGGACACCCGGCGGAACGAGATACGAGGGGGAGGTGTCGGGCCCGCACGACGCCGTGCCCAGCCCTCGGTGTGCCGCGTCGATGTGCACCACGCACCCCGGCCGGGGCGCCAGTTCGTCGTGGTGCGCGGCGGCGGCCAGGTCCGTGGCGCGATGGCGGGTCACCGAGACCTGCCGGGGCCCGTCCAGCCGTACGCCGAGAGCATGCTGGTCGCCGCTGAGCGTGAAGTGCCGTACGCCGTGCCGGCCCCCGCTCTCCTGCGGCCGCAGATAAGGGGTGAACAACTCGTCGACGGCGGCCGAGTGGTGGCCGACGGGCGCCCCGGCCGCGCGGTCCGGGTAGCTCTCCCAGGGGCCCTGGCCGTACCAGGCGAGGCGGTCGAAGCCGTCGACGGTCTCGAACACCGTGCCGACGCGGGCCACGTCCGTCAGCTCCTCGGGCAGGACGGCCGTCTCCTCGACGAGTACCCGGCCGTCCACCAGTGCCGTGAAGGTCTGCTCGTGCTCGACGGCCCCGGCCCCCGTCATCCAGCGGGACCGCACCCGCACGGTGGAGCCCTTGCGCTCCACGGTGACCGGTTCGCGCTCGGCGCGGTCCAGGCCCAGTTCACGCCAGCGCTCGGCCATGCCGCCGAGGACGTCGTTGTCGGTCGGGGCCCGCCACAGGCTCAAGCCCGGCGGGGAGGCGAGCAGCGGGTGCAGCAGCAGCCCGTTCTCGTCCGTCTCCGGCGGGGGGATGTGCCCGAGGTCCTCCTCGGCGCCCACCACCGGCTCACCCTCGTCCGCCTCGTACCACTGCACCTGCGGGCAGCACACCTCGGTGCCGCGTGGTGCCCAGGGCTCGTCGGCGGCCGTCGTCACGCGCAGCGTCAGCCAGATCTCACCGGCCCCGCCCGGCACCTCGGGCCGGTCGATGACGGCCGAGCCGCCGGGCGGTACGGCGGGCAGCTGGGCCGGCACCGTCCAGGTCCCGCCGTCGGCCGCCGCGAACTCCCACTCGGCGGCCAGCCACGACAGATCGCGGAAGTGCTGCCGGTTGTGCACGCGCAACACCCGCCAGGTGCCCTCGCCCTCCACGGACAGCCGCACCGGGGAGGCGATCTCCCGGTGCTCGAACATCACCGGCTTGGGTGTGCGGTCGGGGAGGACGACCCCGTCGGCGATGAAGGCGCCGTCGTGGATCGTCTCGCCGAAGTCGCCGCCGTAGGCCCAGCGCAGGCCGGGGCCGGCGACTCCGTTCTCGTACAGCCCGGTGCCCCCACGCCCGGCCGGTCGTCCGTCGTTCACACGCTGGAGGATGCCGTGGTCCCAGAACTCCCAGATGAACCCGCCCTG from Streptomyces sp. DSM 40750 includes these protein-coding regions:
- a CDS encoding PHP domain-containing protein translates to MREQQLPVWADPSVSPADLDAQGVSRRGLLRGAGLFGTAFALGAAGSLAAPAVASADSRHYGGDDPRLAYLVGDHHIHTVYSHDAKYTFSQLAAAGATYGLDWMVFTEHSNFGHADFGAALEHREILKARAENPRQLIFQGLEWYIPAAEHCTVFTTPGPHEVDLLTRFESAYDGKLLGYTDGSVGGANTARNEAHAVEAIKWLAEQRRTGYVDDVLVLANHPLRLGIDSPHEMRAWRDAAPEIMIGMEGAPGAQGAAIPGWRGATSMRGEYENKPSAQSWPGYPAEAYLTYGGFDWSTATVGGLWDAMLAEGRLFSITTNSDAHRIVFDTWRNGDWPAGQNFDNTGKLPDPVNTDTPQPGSDFWPGQFSRTHVGVTRYGYRAVMAGLRAGRVWLDHGHLLDGLDVRVKRDRDHVRGVTLGGRLRVRKGEKLTLTVTVTTASRPNPQGILPELAHVDVIRGAVRGPVTDRDAWKAPDTKVVHTEDVSGRKGTYTLRIPITAGDESFYVRLRGSDGNRNGTGYLGASVDPHGPIPHEPGDGDPWKDTWFYSNPVFIDVG
- a CDS encoding LamG-like jellyroll fold domain-containing protein, producing the protein MCTSHEHDQGEAAPQAGAGRRNFLRATALMGAAAAVLPAAGAAQAAAESPVSAARLRPDPDSRRFTLAVMPDTQYLFDGPSIDKAPVEASLRHLLEVGREENIVFLSHLGDLTQNGAKAECAAIGEAFRLLDRRGVGYSVLAGNHDVRSSTDDQRGSSPYLDVFGPDRFQGKPTFGGASPDGYNSFHLFEAGGQQWMVLALDWRLSAKGFAWAKDVLARHPRTPVVLTTHELVDGDDSLSSYGEKLWDQLIDDHDQIFLTLNGHYWPAARATRKNAADNDVHLHLTNYQNRYYGGAAMIRLYRFDLDRDTIDVETISPWILGRAAEGLNELERQESELSGDADRFTVEIDFEKRFAGFAPVPVRASRPASKMLVPGTVAYWRFDGQDDGAAVTGTVRDRSGRGNDLTLVTVGGGPLTYSADHHPDQPGHGSLEFHGGKPPLKGAYLRTVDGAPLNSATFEDGYTIEAFYRLPADWNPSNHAWAGILGRTGTGGAAGKTADDPDEPLATLSLSNDREPQWAVRPLNQQGIATNWGQETPLETWWHLAVVNDGEHTTLYVQGCPVVRNPKAAAVGLTSVGLPWILGGYEYAGTIDQILHGRLGDVRIVERALPVKSFMNH